A single Oncorhynchus kisutch isolate 150728-3 linkage group LG19, Okis_V2, whole genome shotgun sequence DNA region contains:
- the LOC109865057 gene encoding hepatocyte cell adhesion molecule isoform X2, whose amino-acid sequence MKALFGLLVMLAAVSHGMETPCDATLDGTRCYGTLGGTVFLQLIHVVSGVPDISLKTESNDAAKIILKIRNKHPKIVKIHKSIETRAHFFINNGTFRIDNTERNDSAEYRLDTFNADGETLGTRKLQLFIEAPVSSPQLSSQYLTHGEMRVSCSSEGDGPQYSWTLDGHPLRDTKASPGDKTNTITLKKGQSGDLTCTVKNNINSVTTSERISPCEEIIGMVAASLAGVVLVLVMVLAVYCVQKKKKPPKTSVHVDSQDVEYANVRTLKKQMRLQERKVEYRQVKITGAPQQPLEVFGQNKTLEGPRWKVGTPEEGDCVYARVRKGQ is encoded by the exons ATGAAGGCTCTGTTTGGACTGTTGGTGATGTTAGCAGCAGTGTCTCATG GCATGGAGACCCCCTGTGATGCTACACTGGATGGAACTCGGTGTTATGGAACTCTGGGAGGAACTGTCTTTCTCCAGCTGATACACGTTGTCAGTGGAGTCCCTGACATATCATTAAAAACCGAATCCAATGATGCTGCTAAAATTATACTCAAAATTAGAAACAAACACCCCAAAATAGTGAAAATCCACAAATCCATTGAAACCAGAGCACACTTCTTTATCAACAACGGGACATTTAGGATAGATAACACAGAAAGGAATGATTCTGCTGAATATAGACTAGACACATTTAATGCAGATGGGGAAACATTAGGGACCAGGAAACTACAACTGTTTATTGAAG CCCCAGTGTCCTCTCCTCAGCTGTCCTCTCAGTATCTGACCCATGGAGAGATGAGGGTGTCCTGCTCCTCTGAGGGGGACGGTCCCCAGTACAGCTGGACTTTGGATGGACACCCACTGAGAGACACTAAGGCCTCTCCTGGTGACAAGACAAACACCATTACACTGAAGAAAGGCCAGTCTGGAGATCTCACCTGCACCGTCAAAAACAACATCAACAGTGTTACCACCAGTGAGAGAATCTCCCCCTGTGAGG AGATCATAGGGATGGTAGCAGCGTCTCTGGCAGGTGTAGTCCTTGTCCTAGTGATGGTGTTGGCAGTTTACTGTGTCCAGAAGAAAAAGAAACCTCCAAAGACTTCAG TTCATGTTGACAGTCAGGATGTGGAATACGCGAATGTCAGGACACTGAAGAAGCAGATGAGACTGCAGGAAAGAAAGGTGGAGTACAGACAGGTGAAAATTACTGGGGCTCCCCAGCAGCCATTGGAGGTGTTTGGACAGAATAAAACATTAGAGGGTCCCCGGTGGAAGGTAGGCACACCTGAGGAGGGGGACTGTGTGTACGCCAGGGTACGCAAAGGCCAGTGA
- the LOC109865057 gene encoding uncharacterized protein LOC109865057 isoform X1 yields the protein MKALFGLLVMLAAVSHGMETPCDATLDGTRCYGTLGGTVFLQLIHVVSGVPDISLKTESNDAAKIILKIRNKHPKIVKIHKSIETRAHFFINNGTFRIDNTERNDSAEYRLDTFNADGETLGTRKLQLFIEAPVSSPQLSSQYLTHGEMRVSCSSEGDGPQYSWTLDGHPLRDTKASPGDKTNTITLKKGQSGDLTCTVKNNINSVTTSERISPCEGLMYVNCTSNGTKISEWVIATGNTLCIELTTVAHTTVTNAFTSKTEATKEIIGMVAASLAGVVLVLVMVLAVYCVQKKKKPPKTSVHVDSQDVEYANVRTLKKQMRLQERKVEYRQVKITGAPQQPLEVFGQNKTLEGPRWKVGTPEEGDCVYARVRKGQ from the exons ATGAAGGCTCTGTTTGGACTGTTGGTGATGTTAGCAGCAGTGTCTCATG GCATGGAGACCCCCTGTGATGCTACACTGGATGGAACTCGGTGTTATGGAACTCTGGGAGGAACTGTCTTTCTCCAGCTGATACACGTTGTCAGTGGAGTCCCTGACATATCATTAAAAACCGAATCCAATGATGCTGCTAAAATTATACTCAAAATTAGAAACAAACACCCCAAAATAGTGAAAATCCACAAATCCATTGAAACCAGAGCACACTTCTTTATCAACAACGGGACATTTAGGATAGATAACACAGAAAGGAATGATTCTGCTGAATATAGACTAGACACATTTAATGCAGATGGGGAAACATTAGGGACCAGGAAACTACAACTGTTTATTGAAG CCCCAGTGTCCTCTCCTCAGCTGTCCTCTCAGTATCTGACCCATGGAGAGATGAGGGTGTCCTGCTCCTCTGAGGGGGACGGTCCCCAGTACAGCTGGACTTTGGATGGACACCCACTGAGAGACACTAAGGCCTCTCCTGGTGACAAGACAAACACCATTACACTGAAGAAAGGCCAGTCTGGAGATCTCACCTGCACCGTCAAAAACAACATCAACAGTGTTACCACCAGTGAGAGAATCTCCCCCTGTGAGG GGCTTATGTATGTTAACTGCACTTCCAACGGGACAAAGATATCAGAGTGGGTGATTGCCACTGGTAATACCCTGTGTATTGAACTTACAACAGTGGCACACACAACTGTGACAAATGCCTTCACCAGTAAAACAGAAGCAACCAAAG AGATCATAGGGATGGTAGCAGCGTCTCTGGCAGGTGTAGTCCTTGTCCTAGTGATGGTGTTGGCAGTTTACTGTGTCCAGAAGAAAAAGAAACCTCCAAAGACTTCAG TTCATGTTGACAGTCAGGATGTGGAATACGCGAATGTCAGGACACTGAAGAAGCAGATGAGACTGCAGGAAAGAAAGGTGGAGTACAGACAGGTGAAAATTACTGGGGCTCCCCAGCAGCCATTGGAGGTGTTTGGACAGAATAAAACATTAGAGGGTCCCCGGTGGAAGGTAGGCACACCTGAGGAGGGGGACTGTGTGTACGCCAGGGTACGCAAAGGCCAGTGA